The following proteins are encoded in a genomic region of Magallana gigas chromosome 1, xbMagGiga1.1, whole genome shotgun sequence:
- the LOC117692681 gene encoding uncharacterized protein, translating to MASPCKRRKTGSQLQQNRFNFGIAARMKFQVSEFLSATVANFLKLMAKSRNTSPEMIMAAALPTTAACMGTKAGLQLKPYSDYVISGNLFMIGVAEPGCGKSSAFDVAMGMPLNAVSMEEGKSIHVAECSKAALLKVQRDLDGRGIICADEVSQFLTGMLRRSQTDTSGERQLLLTLWGGRGHNIAYASKAHIELQKSGLCIGGFTQPDRMMEIIEEMKGSGDGLFDRFLFWLLPGYIYNGKKMREAHNSFRTSFLLHSLNPVFLEIYRAHSTDSSIVYRFSPEAQDFFNDIEDRVRIGVAEIAEAVIVESGDEDDSDDEREPIKSPIGTKFIDQLGRLSLSLHLFSSVLEQILGRMEGQISIPVEISLDTITSAKQLLDHLMRQNDVILDSIYPTNESSMFMAQEVLKPVVDMKTEISKRILLDAGCAYPIRQASRTRLRGETVKSSVVSDVMETLTRNGLGAEKKVKVSKTKPLSIFFKEIPSSVNKSALEGLGISFEFYQHQFYLPVSVAFNIERHVLELHPNAKEIKEHVKRNNHLPSNDS from the exons ATGGCATCTCCTTGTAAAAGAAGGAAAACAGGGAGTCAGCTTCAGCAAAATCGTTTCAATTTTGGAATAGCTGCACGAATGAAGTTTCAGGTTTCTGAATTTCTTTCGGCCACCGTggctaactttttaaaactaatgGCAAAGTCCAGGAACACTTCTCCAGAGATGATAATGGCAGCCGCCCTTCCAACCACTGCTGCATGTATGGGGACAAAGGCAGGACTGCAGTTAAAACCATACAGTGACTATGTGATTTCCGGAAATCTCTTCATGATTG GTGTTGCAGAACCAGGATGTGGGAAGTCCTCTGCATTTGATGTTGCCATGGGCATGCCACTTAATGCTGTAAGCATGGAAGAGGGGAAATCCATACATGTGGCAGAATGTAGTAAAGCTGCACTCCTCAAAGTTCAAAGGGACTTGGATGGAAGGGGCATAATATGTGCAGATGAAGTGTCCCAGTTTCTAACAGGAATGTTGCGAAGGAGTCAGACAGACACATCAG GTGAGAGACAACTCCTGTTAACCTTGTGGGGAGGAAGGGGTCACAACATAGCCTATGCCAGCAAAGCACATATTGAGCTTCAGAAGTCAGGACTATGCATTGGAGGTTTCACTCAACCTGATAGGATGATGGAGATCATAGAAGAAATGAAAGGAAGCGGTGATGGTCTTTTTGACCGTTTCTTGTTTTGGTTGCTACCTGGCTACATCTACAATGGAAA AAAGATGAGAGAGGCACACAATTCATTCAGGACTTCCTTTCTACTCCACTCCCTCAATCCAGTGTTTCTGGAAATTTACAGAGCCCATAGCACGGACTCCTCCATAGTCTATAGATTCTCGCCAGAAGCACAAGATTTCTTCAATGACATTGAAGACAGGGTGAGAATAGGTGTAGCAGAGATTGCAGAAGCTGTTATTGTAGAAAGTGGTGATGAGGATGATAGCGACGATGAAAGAGAGCCTATCAAATCTCCAATCGGAACCAAGTTCATTGATCAACTTGGTAGGCTCTCTCTATCTTTACACCTATTTTCATCTGTCTTGGAGCAGATCCTTGGGCGCATGGAAGGGCAGATTTCCATTCCAGTGGAAATTTCTTTGGACACCATAACAAGCGCCAAACAACTTCTTGATCACTTAATGAGGCAGAATGATGTGATTTTAGAT AGTATCTATCCAACAAATGAATCCTCCATGTTCATGGCCCAAGAAGTTTTGAAGCCAGTCGTCGATATGAAAACAGAGATTTCAAAAAGAATTCTTCTCGACGCTGGATGTGCCTATCCCATTCGCCAGGCAAGCAGAACTAGATTAAGGGGAGAAACTGTGAAAAGTTCGGTGGTATCGGATGTCATGGAGACCCTGACTAGGAATGGTTTAGGAGCTGAGAAGAAAGTGAAAGTCAGCAAGACAAAACCTCTCAGTATATTTTTCAAGGAAATTCCCTCTTCAGTGAACAAGTCTGCATTGGAAGGACTGGGAATTTCCTTTGAATTTTACCAGCACCAGTTCTATTTGCCTGTGTCTGTGgcatttaacatagaaagacaTGTGTTGGAACTCCATCCAAATGCCAAGGAGATTAAAGAACATGTTAAGAGAAATAATCATCTGCCTTCAAATGACAGTTGA